One region of Primulina tabacum isolate GXHZ01 chromosome 1, ASM2559414v2, whole genome shotgun sequence genomic DNA includes:
- the LOC142549160 gene encoding mitogen-activated protein kinase homolog NTF6-like isoform X2 has translation MEKEKENECSNHSIQGGVPTYGGKFIQYNVLGNLFEVPVKYIPPITPVGRGAYGLVCCATNAETKEEVAIKRIANAFDNRIDAKRTLREIKLLTHMDHENIIKIKDIIRPPDKLELNDVYIAYELMDTDLHQIICSSQELTEDHCQYFLYQLLRGLKYIHSADVLHRDLKPSNLLLNANCDLKVCDFGLVRTTSETDFMTEYVVTRWYRAPELLLNCSEYTAAIDMWSVGCILMEIIKREPIFPGKDYIQQLGLINELLGSPEDPDLGFLRNDNARKYVKQPHVPKQPSSKKFPEISPVAIDLLEKLLVFYPAKRITVEEALNHPFLSSLHEINEEPTCPSPFVFDFEQSSLSEDEIKDLIWNESLNFNPK, from the exons atggaaaaggaaaaggaaaacgAATGCAGCAATCATTCAATCCAAGGAGGAGTTCCCACCTATGGCGGAAAATTCATTCAATACAATGTCCTTGGTAACCTTTTCGAAGTACCTGTCAAATATATCCCCCCAATTACTCCCGTCGGTCGGGGCGCCTACGGTCTCGTTTG CTGTGCTACGAATGCTGAGACTAAGGAAGAAGTGGCTATTAAGAGAATTGCGAATGCGTTTGATAACCGGATCGATGCGAAAAGGACTTTACGGGAAATTAAGCTTCTTACTCATATGGATCATGAGAAC ATTATTAAGATTAAGGATATTATTAGGCCACCGGACAAACTTGAATTGAATGATGTGTACATTGCGTATGAATTGATGGATACTGATTTACACCAGATTATATGTTCATCCCAGGAACTCACCGAGGACCACTGTCAA TATTTTCTGTATCAGCTGTTGAGGGGACTTAAGTATATACATTCTGCTGATGTTTTGCACCGAGATCTGAAGCCCAGCAATTTACTTCTCAATGCAAACTGTGACCTCAAGGTTTGTGACTTTGGGCTGGTAAGAACCACCTCAGAGACAGATTTCATGACGGAGTATGTTGTGACCCGATGGTATCGTGCTCCTGAATTATTGCTCAACTGCTCAGAGTATACTGCAGCAATTGATATGTGGTCGGTTGGCTGTATATTAATGGAGATCATCAAACGAGAGCCAATATTCCCGGGTAAAG ACTATATTCAGCAGTTGGGCCTAATAAATGAG CTACTGGGATCCCCGGAAGATCCTGATCTCGGTTTCCTGAGGAATGACAATGCTCGAAAGTATGTCAAGCAGCCCCATGTCCCCAAGCAACCTTCGTCCAAAAAGTTCCCGGAAATTTCCCCAGTTGCAATAGATCTCTTGGAGAAACTGCTCGTTTTTTATCCAGCTAAACGTATTACTG TTGAGGAGGCACTGAACCACCCCTTTTTATCAAGTCTCCATGAGATCAACGAGGAGCCTACTTGCCCTTCTCCTTTTGTGTTTGATTTCGAGCAATCATCTTTGAGTGAAGATGAAATAAAGGATCTAATATGGAACGAGTCTCTGAACTTCAACCCCAAATAA
- the LOC142549160 gene encoding mitogen-activated protein kinase homolog NTF6-like isoform X1 translates to MEKEKENECSNHSIQGGVPTYGGKFIQYNVLGNLFEVPVKYIPPITPVGRGAYGLVCCATNAETKEEVAIKRIANAFDNRIDAKRTLREIKLLTHMDHENIIKIKDIIRPPDKLELNDVYIAYELMDTDLHQIICSSQELTEDHCQYFLYQLLRGLKYIHSADVLHRDLKPSNLLLNANCDLKVCDFGLVRTTSETDFMTEYVVTRWYRAPELLLNCSEYTAAIDMWSVGCILMEIIKREPIFPGKDYIQQLGLINEQLLGSPEDPDLGFLRNDNARKYVKQPHVPKQPSSKKFPEISPVAIDLLEKLLVFYPAKRITVEEALNHPFLSSLHEINEEPTCPSPFVFDFEQSSLSEDEIKDLIWNESLNFNPK, encoded by the exons atggaaaaggaaaaggaaaacgAATGCAGCAATCATTCAATCCAAGGAGGAGTTCCCACCTATGGCGGAAAATTCATTCAATACAATGTCCTTGGTAACCTTTTCGAAGTACCTGTCAAATATATCCCCCCAATTACTCCCGTCGGTCGGGGCGCCTACGGTCTCGTTTG CTGTGCTACGAATGCTGAGACTAAGGAAGAAGTGGCTATTAAGAGAATTGCGAATGCGTTTGATAACCGGATCGATGCGAAAAGGACTTTACGGGAAATTAAGCTTCTTACTCATATGGATCATGAGAAC ATTATTAAGATTAAGGATATTATTAGGCCACCGGACAAACTTGAATTGAATGATGTGTACATTGCGTATGAATTGATGGATACTGATTTACACCAGATTATATGTTCATCCCAGGAACTCACCGAGGACCACTGTCAA TATTTTCTGTATCAGCTGTTGAGGGGACTTAAGTATATACATTCTGCTGATGTTTTGCACCGAGATCTGAAGCCCAGCAATTTACTTCTCAATGCAAACTGTGACCTCAAGGTTTGTGACTTTGGGCTGGTAAGAACCACCTCAGAGACAGATTTCATGACGGAGTATGTTGTGACCCGATGGTATCGTGCTCCTGAATTATTGCTCAACTGCTCAGAGTATACTGCAGCAATTGATATGTGGTCGGTTGGCTGTATATTAATGGAGATCATCAAACGAGAGCCAATATTCCCGGGTAAAG ACTATATTCAGCAGTTGGGCCTAATAAATGAG CAGCTACTGGGATCCCCGGAAGATCCTGATCTCGGTTTCCTGAGGAATGACAATGCTCGAAAGTATGTCAAGCAGCCCCATGTCCCCAAGCAACCTTCGTCCAAAAAGTTCCCGGAAATTTCCCCAGTTGCAATAGATCTCTTGGAGAAACTGCTCGTTTTTTATCCAGCTAAACGTATTACTG TTGAGGAGGCACTGAACCACCCCTTTTTATCAAGTCTCCATGAGATCAACGAGGAGCCTACTTGCCCTTCTCCTTTTGTGTTTGATTTCGAGCAATCATCTTTGAGTGAAGATGAAATAAAGGATCTAATATGGAACGAGTCTCTGAACTTCAACCCCAAATAA
- the LOC142549160 gene encoding mitogen-activated protein kinase homolog NTF6-like isoform X5, translating into MEKEKENECSNHSIQGGVPTYGGKFIQYNVLGNLFEVPVKYIPPITPVGRGAYGLVCCATNAETKEEVAIKRIANAFDNRIDAKRTLREIKLLTHMDHENIIKIKDIIRPPDKLELNDVYIAYELMDTDLHQIICSSQELTEDHCQYFLYQLLRGLKYIHSADVLHRDLKPSNLLLNANCDLKVCDFGLVRTTSETDFMTEYVVTRWYRAPELLLNCSEYTAAIDMWSVGCILMEIIKREPIFPATGIPGRS; encoded by the exons atggaaaaggaaaaggaaaacgAATGCAGCAATCATTCAATCCAAGGAGGAGTTCCCACCTATGGCGGAAAATTCATTCAATACAATGTCCTTGGTAACCTTTTCGAAGTACCTGTCAAATATATCCCCCCAATTACTCCCGTCGGTCGGGGCGCCTACGGTCTCGTTTG CTGTGCTACGAATGCTGAGACTAAGGAAGAAGTGGCTATTAAGAGAATTGCGAATGCGTTTGATAACCGGATCGATGCGAAAAGGACTTTACGGGAAATTAAGCTTCTTACTCATATGGATCATGAGAAC ATTATTAAGATTAAGGATATTATTAGGCCACCGGACAAACTTGAATTGAATGATGTGTACATTGCGTATGAATTGATGGATACTGATTTACACCAGATTATATGTTCATCCCAGGAACTCACCGAGGACCACTGTCAA TATTTTCTGTATCAGCTGTTGAGGGGACTTAAGTATATACATTCTGCTGATGTTTTGCACCGAGATCTGAAGCCCAGCAATTTACTTCTCAATGCAAACTGTGACCTCAAGGTTTGTGACTTTGGGCTGGTAAGAACCACCTCAGAGACAGATTTCATGACGGAGTATGTTGTGACCCGATGGTATCGTGCTCCTGAATTATTGCTCAACTGCTCAGAGTATACTGCAGCAATTGATATGTGGTCGGTTGGCTGTATATTAATGGAGATCATCAAACGAGAGCCAATATTCCCGG CTACTGGGATCCCCGGAAGATCCTGA
- the LOC142549160 gene encoding mitogen-activated protein kinase homolog NTF6-like isoform X4, with the protein MEKEKENECSNHSIQGGVPTYGGKFIQYNVLGNLFEVPVKYIPPITPVGRGAYGLVCCATNAETKEEVAIKRIANAFDNRIDAKRTLREIKLLTHMDHENIIKIKDIIRPPDKLELNDVYIAYELMDTDLHQIICSSQELTEDHCQYFLYQLLRGLKYIHSADVLHRDLKPSNLLLNANCDLKVCDFGLVRTTSETDFMTEYVVTRWYRAPELLLNCSEYTAAIDMWSVGCILMEIIKREPIFPAATGIPGRS; encoded by the exons atggaaaaggaaaaggaaaacgAATGCAGCAATCATTCAATCCAAGGAGGAGTTCCCACCTATGGCGGAAAATTCATTCAATACAATGTCCTTGGTAACCTTTTCGAAGTACCTGTCAAATATATCCCCCCAATTACTCCCGTCGGTCGGGGCGCCTACGGTCTCGTTTG CTGTGCTACGAATGCTGAGACTAAGGAAGAAGTGGCTATTAAGAGAATTGCGAATGCGTTTGATAACCGGATCGATGCGAAAAGGACTTTACGGGAAATTAAGCTTCTTACTCATATGGATCATGAGAAC ATTATTAAGATTAAGGATATTATTAGGCCACCGGACAAACTTGAATTGAATGATGTGTACATTGCGTATGAATTGATGGATACTGATTTACACCAGATTATATGTTCATCCCAGGAACTCACCGAGGACCACTGTCAA TATTTTCTGTATCAGCTGTTGAGGGGACTTAAGTATATACATTCTGCTGATGTTTTGCACCGAGATCTGAAGCCCAGCAATTTACTTCTCAATGCAAACTGTGACCTCAAGGTTTGTGACTTTGGGCTGGTAAGAACCACCTCAGAGACAGATTTCATGACGGAGTATGTTGTGACCCGATGGTATCGTGCTCCTGAATTATTGCTCAACTGCTCAGAGTATACTGCAGCAATTGATATGTGGTCGGTTGGCTGTATATTAATGGAGATCATCAAACGAGAGCCAATATTCCCGG CAGCTACTGGGATCCCCGGAAGATCCTGA
- the LOC142549160 gene encoding mitogen-activated protein kinase homolog NTF6-like isoform X3, with product MAENSFNTMSLVTFSKYLSNISPQLLPSVGAPTVSFAVLRMLRLRKKWLLRELRMRLITGSMRKGLYGKLSFLLIWIMRTPPDKLELNDVYIAYELMDTDLHQIICSSQELTEDHCQYFLYQLLRGLKYIHSADVLHRDLKPSNLLLNANCDLKVCDFGLVRTTSETDFMTEYVVTRWYRAPELLLNCSEYTAAIDMWSVGCILMEIIKREPIFPGKDYIQQLGLINEQLLGSPEDPDLGFLRNDNARKYVKQPHVPKQPSSKKFPEISPVAIDLLEKLLVFYPAKRITVEEALNHPFLSSLHEINEEPTCPSPFVFDFEQSSLSEDEIKDLIWNESLNFNPK from the exons ATGGCGGAAAATTCATTCAATACAATGTCCTTGGTAACCTTTTCGAAGTACCTGTCAAATATATCCCCCCAATTACTCCCGTCGGTCGGGGCGCCTACGGTCTCGTTTG CTGTGCTACGAATGCTGAGACTAAGGAAGAAGTGGCTATTAAGAGAATTGCGAATGCGTTTGATAACCGGATCGATGCGAAAAGGACTTTACGGGAAATTAAGCTTCTTACTCATATGGATCATGAGAAC GCCACCGGACAAACTTGAATTGAATGATGTGTACATTGCGTATGAATTGATGGATACTGATTTACACCAGATTATATGTTCATCCCAGGAACTCACCGAGGACCACTGTCAA TATTTTCTGTATCAGCTGTTGAGGGGACTTAAGTATATACATTCTGCTGATGTTTTGCACCGAGATCTGAAGCCCAGCAATTTACTTCTCAATGCAAACTGTGACCTCAAGGTTTGTGACTTTGGGCTGGTAAGAACCACCTCAGAGACAGATTTCATGACGGAGTATGTTGTGACCCGATGGTATCGTGCTCCTGAATTATTGCTCAACTGCTCAGAGTATACTGCAGCAATTGATATGTGGTCGGTTGGCTGTATATTAATGGAGATCATCAAACGAGAGCCAATATTCCCGGGTAAAG ACTATATTCAGCAGTTGGGCCTAATAAATGAG CAGCTACTGGGATCCCCGGAAGATCCTGATCTCGGTTTCCTGAGGAATGACAATGCTCGAAAGTATGTCAAGCAGCCCCATGTCCCCAAGCAACCTTCGTCCAAAAAGTTCCCGGAAATTTCCCCAGTTGCAATAGATCTCTTGGAGAAACTGCTCGTTTTTTATCCAGCTAAACGTATTACTG TTGAGGAGGCACTGAACCACCCCTTTTTATCAAGTCTCCATGAGATCAACGAGGAGCCTACTTGCCCTTCTCCTTTTGTGTTTGATTTCGAGCAATCATCTTTGAGTGAAGATGAAATAAAGGATCTAATATGGAACGAGTCTCTGAACTTCAACCCCAAATAA
- the LOC142549146 gene encoding putative serine/threonine-protein kinase PBL7 isoform X1, producing MGCFPCSGKSSSKKKITERECGNNPNNYQRRRDDRAQLSQDTVGVNPPGVVNEESRATNQAATGNTITEAGPSNVETKAVEARNFAYVNLVVATQDFKEEFFLGEGGFGRVYKGVLRDTGETVAIKQLDHNGCQGTREFLVEVMTLGQSDHPNLVKLIGYCAEGDQKLLVYEYMPMGSLEEHLHDPQAIGRPLDWNTRMKIAAGAAKGLEYLHDKMNPPIIYRDLKSSNILLGNEYHPKLSDFGLAKVGPSGDQTHVSTRVMGTYGYCAPEYAMTGQLTFKSDIYSFGVVLLEIISGRRAIETRRNGVEQNLVSWAKPLFKDRKKFYLIVDPALEGRFPVRGLYQAIAITAMCVQEQPSLRPLVADIVTALNFLASQKYDPSIDPIQCSGKNSSSHIPRRGTN from the exons ATGGGGTGTTTCCCTTGCTCTGGAAAATCATCATCGAAAAAAAAGATAACCGAGAGAGAGTGTGGGAATAACCCCAACAATTATCAGCGTCGAAGAGATGATCGTGCACAGTTGTCACAAG ATACAGTGGGAGTAAATCCACCTGGAGTCGTGAATGAGGAGTCTAGAGCTACAAATCAAGCTGCCACTGGGAACACGATAACTGAGGCTGGACCCAGTAACGTAGAGACCAAGGCTGTCGAAGCACGGAATTTTGCCTATGTTAACTTAGTAGTGGCAACACAGGATTTCAAGGAAGAGTTTTTTCTTGGTGAGGGGGGCTTCGGAAGAGTTTATAAAGGTGTTTTGCGGGATACTGGTGAG ACTGTGgcaatcaagcaacttgatcaTAATGGATGCCAAGGGACTCGGGAATTCTTGGTAGAAGTTATGACATTAGGCCAGAGTGACCACCCGAATCTTGTCAAATTAATAGGATATTGTGCAGAGGGAGATCAGAAGCTGTTAGTCTATGAGTACATGCCTATGGGTTCTTTGGAGGAACATTTACATG ATCCTCAAGCCATTGGAAGACCATTGGATTGGAACACCCGAATGAAGATAGCAGCTGGTGCAGCAAAAGGGTTGGAGTATTTGCATGACAAGATGAATCCGCCTATTATATATCGTGATTTGAAGAGCTCAAACATTTTACTTGGGAACGAATATCATCCAAAACTCTCTGATTTCGGTTTGGCAAAAGTTGGTCCTTCGGGTGATCAGACCCATGTTTCCACCAGGGTGATGGGCACGTATGGATATTGTGCGCCTGAGTACGCAATGACTGGGCAGCTTACTTTCAAGTCCGATATTTACAGCTTTGGTGTCGTTCTTCTGGAGATCATCTCAGGCAGAAGGGCCATTGAAACTCGAAGAAATGGCGTGGAGCAAAATCTTGTCTCATGG GCCAAACCGTTGTTCAAAGATCGTAAAAAGTTTTACCTAATTGTCGATCCGGCACTGGAAGGTCGATTTCCTGTTCGAGGCTTGTACCAGGCTATTGCAATAACTGCAATGTGCGTTCAAGAACAGCCCAGCCTGCGTCCTCTTGTCGCTGATATTGTTACAGCATTGAATTTCCTTGCTTCTCAAAAATATGATCCCAGTATCGATCCGATCCAATGTTCGGGGAAGAACTCTTCTTCACATATACCTAGAAGAGGCACCAACTAG
- the LOC142549146 gene encoding putative serine/threonine-protein kinase PBL7 isoform X2: protein MGCFPCSGKSSSKKKITERECGNNPNNYQRRRDDRAQLSQVGVNPPGVVNEESRATNQAATGNTITEAGPSNVETKAVEARNFAYVNLVVATQDFKEEFFLGEGGFGRVYKGVLRDTGETVAIKQLDHNGCQGTREFLVEVMTLGQSDHPNLVKLIGYCAEGDQKLLVYEYMPMGSLEEHLHDPQAIGRPLDWNTRMKIAAGAAKGLEYLHDKMNPPIIYRDLKSSNILLGNEYHPKLSDFGLAKVGPSGDQTHVSTRVMGTYGYCAPEYAMTGQLTFKSDIYSFGVVLLEIISGRRAIETRRNGVEQNLVSWAKPLFKDRKKFYLIVDPALEGRFPVRGLYQAIAITAMCVQEQPSLRPLVADIVTALNFLASQKYDPSIDPIQCSGKNSSSHIPRRGTN, encoded by the exons ATGGGGTGTTTCCCTTGCTCTGGAAAATCATCATCGAAAAAAAAGATAACCGAGAGAGAGTGTGGGAATAACCCCAACAATTATCAGCGTCGAAGAGATGATCGTGCACAGTTGTCACAAG TGGGAGTAAATCCACCTGGAGTCGTGAATGAGGAGTCTAGAGCTACAAATCAAGCTGCCACTGGGAACACGATAACTGAGGCTGGACCCAGTAACGTAGAGACCAAGGCTGTCGAAGCACGGAATTTTGCCTATGTTAACTTAGTAGTGGCAACACAGGATTTCAAGGAAGAGTTTTTTCTTGGTGAGGGGGGCTTCGGAAGAGTTTATAAAGGTGTTTTGCGGGATACTGGTGAG ACTGTGgcaatcaagcaacttgatcaTAATGGATGCCAAGGGACTCGGGAATTCTTGGTAGAAGTTATGACATTAGGCCAGAGTGACCACCCGAATCTTGTCAAATTAATAGGATATTGTGCAGAGGGAGATCAGAAGCTGTTAGTCTATGAGTACATGCCTATGGGTTCTTTGGAGGAACATTTACATG ATCCTCAAGCCATTGGAAGACCATTGGATTGGAACACCCGAATGAAGATAGCAGCTGGTGCAGCAAAAGGGTTGGAGTATTTGCATGACAAGATGAATCCGCCTATTATATATCGTGATTTGAAGAGCTCAAACATTTTACTTGGGAACGAATATCATCCAAAACTCTCTGATTTCGGTTTGGCAAAAGTTGGTCCTTCGGGTGATCAGACCCATGTTTCCACCAGGGTGATGGGCACGTATGGATATTGTGCGCCTGAGTACGCAATGACTGGGCAGCTTACTTTCAAGTCCGATATTTACAGCTTTGGTGTCGTTCTTCTGGAGATCATCTCAGGCAGAAGGGCCATTGAAACTCGAAGAAATGGCGTGGAGCAAAATCTTGTCTCATGG GCCAAACCGTTGTTCAAAGATCGTAAAAAGTTTTACCTAATTGTCGATCCGGCACTGGAAGGTCGATTTCCTGTTCGAGGCTTGTACCAGGCTATTGCAATAACTGCAATGTGCGTTCAAGAACAGCCCAGCCTGCGTCCTCTTGTCGCTGATATTGTTACAGCATTGAATTTCCTTGCTTCTCAAAAATATGATCCCAGTATCGATCCGATCCAATGTTCGGGGAAGAACTCTTCTTCACATATACCTAGAAGAGGCACCAACTAG